The following proteins come from a genomic window of Mammaliicoccus sp. Marseille-Q6498:
- a CDS encoding ABC transporter ATP-binding protein: MIELQDINRHFKNGDKENHILKDINIKINEGEFIAIMGPSGSGKSTLINILGFIDRGYEGNYLFCNENYKEVSDNKLAHIRNKTVGFVFQNFKLIQNNTILENVSIPLLYSGCSAQERKERVIKALHDVGLYDKEMLVPNKLSGGQQQRVAIARAVVNQPKFIIADEPTGALDSKTSKDIIDLFLKLNKDYKTTIIMVTHDRKVAEQANRIIHILDGRVQKEEVFE; the protein is encoded by the coding sequence ATGATTGAACTTCAAGATATCAACAGACATTTCAAAAATGGAGATAAAGAAAACCATATTTTAAAAGACATCAACATTAAAATTAATGAAGGCGAATTTATCGCAATTATGGGGCCATCTGGTTCTGGGAAAAGTACGCTCATTAATATATTAGGTTTTATAGATCGTGGCTATGAAGGAAATTATTTATTTTGTAATGAGAATTATAAAGAAGTCTCTGATAATAAACTTGCACATATTCGAAATAAGACCGTTGGATTTGTATTTCAGAACTTCAAACTGATTCAAAATAATACAATTTTAGAAAATGTCAGCATACCTTTATTATATTCAGGATGTAGCGCACAAGAACGGAAAGAACGTGTCATAAAAGCACTACATGACGTAGGTTTATACGATAAAGAAATGTTGGTTCCAAATAAATTGTCAGGTGGGCAACAACAACGTGTCGCTATAGCTCGAGCAGTTGTTAATCAACCTAAATTTATTATTGCAGATGAGCCTACCGGGGCATTAGATTCAAAGACATCTAAAGATATTATTGATTTGTTTTTGAAATTAAATAAAGACTATAAGACGACGATTATAATGGTAACGCATGACAGAAAAGTAGCAGAGCAAGCTAATCGAATCATTCATATACTCGATGGTCGTGTACAAAAGGAAGAGGTGTTTGAATGA
- a CDS encoding transglycosylase family protein yields the protein MKKAILTSSLAVAIGATGVATSHNTADAAEQNVNKEQLAQLAQSNAPELNQHAIQEGAYDINFTLNGFEYNFESDGNSFTWEYHATNAANTESTQAPVAQEQQPVAEQAQAPQQQAAPVQENTAKQQTNNVEAPKQQAAPKQETQQPKTTQTSTSSASEGSNVNVNDHLKLIAQRESGGDIHAINPSSGAAGKYQFLQSTWDSVAPAEYKGQSAASAPESVQDAAAVELYNTAGASQWVTA from the coding sequence ATGAAAAAAGCAATTTTAACTTCATCATTAGCAGTAGCAATCGGAGCAACAGGAGTAGCAACTTCACACAACACAGCAGATGCTGCTGAACAAAACGTTAACAAAGAGCAATTAGCTCAGTTAGCTCAATCAAATGCACCAGAACTTAACCAACACGCTATCCAAGAAGGCGCTTATGACATCAACTTTACATTAAATGGTTTCGAATATAACTTCGAATCAGATGGCAATAGCTTTACTTGGGAATATCATGCAACTAATGCAGCTAACACTGAAAGCACTCAAGCTCCAGTAGCTCAAGAACAACAACCAGTTGCTGAACAAGCACAAGCTCCACAACAACAAGCAGCACCAGTACAAGAAAATACTGCTAAACAACAAACAAATAACGTTGAGGCTCCTAAACAACAAGCAGCTCCAAAACAAGAAACTCAACAACCAAAAACTACACAAACATCAACATCTTCAGCTTCTGAAGGTTCAAATGTTAATGTAAATGATCACTTAAAATTAATCGCTCAACGTGAATCAGGTGGCGATATTCATGCAATCAACCCATCTTCAGGTGCAGCAGGTAAATACCAATTCTTACAAAGCACTTGGGATTCAGTAGCACCAGCCGAGTACAAAGGTCAATCAGCAGCAAGTGCTCCTGAAAGTGTACAAGATGCAGCAGCAGTTGAATTATACAACACTGCAGGCGCTTCACAATGGGTTACTGCATAA
- a CDS encoding GntR family transcriptional regulator, with the protein MGNKELSVYQQIRNDIINGEFKNNEKITESKLASRYNVSRTPVREAIKQLELEYFIRDSYIYVPTAEEYRNIFEMRILLETHAITKASIVFTQEDIEELKNYTKIDKDKTEDEIIQINDQFHQKIMSATKNNYILDTYSKLKSYIFLFSKTVINKKRPGLIEEHQEIVETLEQRNTEKAVELLEKHLLNDLEFSLYYLKS; encoded by the coding sequence ATGGGAAACAAAGAATTGAGTGTATATCAACAAATTAGAAATGACATTATCAACGGAGAATTCAAGAACAACGAAAAAATAACTGAAAGCAAACTAGCTAGTAGATACAACGTCAGTCGTACGCCAGTTAGAGAAGCAATCAAACAATTAGAGTTAGAATACTTCATTAGAGATTCATACATATACGTACCAACAGCAGAAGAATATAGAAATATATTTGAAATGCGTATACTATTAGAAACACACGCTATTACAAAAGCAAGTATCGTATTCACACAAGAAGACATTGAAGAATTAAAAAACTACACCAAAATAGACAAAGACAAAACCGAAGACGAAATCATACAAATAAACGATCAATTCCATCAAAAAATCATGAGCGCAACTAAAAATAATTATATTTTAGACACGTACAGTAAATTGAAAAGCTATATATTCCTATTCAGTAAAACTGTTATAAACAAAAAAAGACCCGGCTTAATAGAAGAACACCAGGAAATTGTAGAAACACTCGAACAAAGAAACACAGAAAAAGCAGTCGAACTATTAGAAAAACATCTATTAAACGACTTAGAATTTAGTTTATATTATTTGAAGTCATAG
- a CDS encoding alpha/beta hydrolase has product MNKHLYIAHGYNAASDKHWFKWLASQFKDVDSYIFDFPNASNPVLEEWSNTLNNEMDLSQGENIIVAHSLGVVTVLDMLSKYKSELNVKGLVLVAGFDETIPDLDKIDQYVESTQLNYDKIKENVPNIVMIAGSHDRVVPFSLSNKLAERLNTNIVELEHDGHFCEDDGYVSFPEVAEYVEKIFDK; this is encoded by the coding sequence ATGAACAAACATTTATATATCGCACACGGATATAACGCAGCGAGTGATAAACACTGGTTTAAATGGTTAGCAAGCCAATTCAAAGATGTAGATAGCTATATTTTTGATTTTCCTAATGCTTCAAATCCAGTATTAGAAGAGTGGTCAAACACGTTAAATAATGAAATGGATTTATCTCAAGGCGAAAATATAATCGTTGCACATAGTTTAGGTGTGGTTACGGTATTAGATATGTTATCTAAGTATAAAAGTGAACTAAATGTTAAAGGACTTGTTCTAGTAGCAGGCTTTGATGAAACGATACCGGATTTAGATAAAATTGATCAATATGTAGAATCTACTCAATTAAACTATGACAAAATAAAAGAAAATGTACCTAATATCGTTATGATAGCTGGATCTCATGATCGTGTTGTACCTTTTAGTTTGAGTAATAAATTAGCTGAACGCTTAAATACAAATATTGTAGAATTAGAACATGACGGACACTTCTGTGAGGACGATGGTTACGTCAGTTTCCCAGAAGTAGCAGAATATGTAGAGAAGATATTTGATAAATAG
- a CDS encoding ABC transporter permease — translation MKSLLNVIIISFKSILKNKRRNIFTMIGIIIGVAAVITIMSLGNGFKQTAAKEFEDTGAGKNQVNIDFYTGSGKGAKENPFREQDIEIAKSVKGVSDAKVKESDDQGYSAKITNAQKKTHINILKKDQMTTTEKGKGFTEEDNELHNKVVTIDTKLAKDIFNDDAIGEILYIDHQGFKVVGITEVDDRNESGVNMPTQTFDHYMKNLNQSYPRLQLTLKDNVNKGDVAENVANELNKLGSGINEGSYNYTDMESIMKNINNVFDAITYFVAAVAGISLFIAGIGVMNVMFISVTERTEEIAIRRAFGARARDIELQFLVESVVLCVIGGIIGLLVGILISKCIDALTPEYIKSAFTVSSIIIAVSVSTIIGIIFGWIPARAAAKKELIDIIK, via the coding sequence ATGAAAAGCTTATTAAACGTTATAATCATTTCATTTAAATCCATTTTAAAAAATAAGCGACGCAATATTTTTACGATGATAGGTATTATTATTGGTGTCGCAGCCGTTATTACGATTATGTCGCTTGGGAATGGTTTTAAACAAACAGCAGCGAAAGAATTTGAAGACACCGGGGCTGGGAAGAATCAAGTGAATATTGATTTTTATACTGGCAGTGGGAAAGGTGCTAAAGAAAATCCGTTTAGAGAGCAAGATATTGAAATAGCAAAGTCAGTTAAAGGTGTGTCTGATGCAAAAGTTAAAGAAAGTGATGACCAAGGTTACAGCGCTAAAATTACAAATGCTCAAAAGAAAACGCATATTAATATTTTAAAGAAAGATCAAATGACGACAACTGAAAAAGGTAAAGGATTTACTGAAGAAGATAATGAACTGCACAATAAAGTTGTAACGATTGATACAAAGTTGGCTAAAGATATTTTTAATGATGACGCGATTGGAGAAATTTTATATATTGACCATCAAGGATTTAAAGTAGTAGGCATTACAGAAGTAGATGATAGAAATGAATCAGGCGTAAATATGCCGACACAAACGTTCGACCATTATATGAAGAATCTTAATCAAAGTTACCCGAGATTGCAATTAACATTGAAAGATAACGTCAATAAGGGAGATGTCGCAGAAAATGTTGCCAATGAGTTGAATAAACTCGGTAGCGGTATTAACGAAGGTAGTTATAACTACACAGATATGGAATCTATTATGAAGAATATTAATAATGTGTTTGACGCTATTACGTATTTTGTAGCAGCGGTAGCAGGTATTTCACTCTTTATTGCAGGGATCGGTGTTATGAACGTGATGTTTATTTCGGTTACGGAGCGTACAGAAGAAATTGCGATTAGAAGAGCATTTGGCGCAAGAGCTAGAGATATAGAGTTACAATTTCTAGTAGAGAGTGTTGTGCTTTGTGTCATAGGTGGTATCATCGGTTTACTTGTAGGTATATTGATTTCTAAATGTATTGATGCACTGACGCCAGAATATATTAAGAGTGCATTCACTGTAAGTTCGATTATCATAGCAGTTAGTGTTTCTACAATAATAGGTATTATCTTTGGTTGGATTCCAGCACGTGCTGCTGCTAAAAAAGAATTAATAGATATTATTAAATAA
- a CDS encoding YIP1 family protein: protein MEQSKLPFYQHFSSIRENPKWGLKFFITLVLSSLTSILSAMSLDYDKMYKAEGMSPTEIEQAKTFSNIIIFISTPIMSAIFIGIVFLIVLAISKSMSSDANVKTILSGTLSYLLISCAVGFVVMLIQWFAGLSPDDYSITSLNIFDKGNMILGIFDLQFLLSAYLFGLMLYATIHLSKKPAILWTIIYITINIAITGTFAMFG from the coding sequence ATGGAACAATCTAAATTGCCGTTTTATCAACATTTTTCAAGTATAAGAGAAAATCCAAAATGGGGATTAAAATTTTTCATTACACTTGTCCTTTCTTCTTTAACAAGTATATTAAGCGCCATGTCTTTGGATTATGACAAAATGTACAAAGCAGAAGGCATGTCACCAACAGAAATTGAACAAGCTAAAACATTCAGTAACATAATTATTTTCATTTCAACACCAATTATGAGCGCCATCTTTATTGGAATTGTATTTTTGATTGTGCTTGCCATTTCTAAAAGCATGAGTTCTGACGCAAACGTAAAGACAATACTTTCAGGTACATTAAGCTACCTATTAATAAGTTGCGCAGTAGGATTTGTAGTGATGTTAATCCAATGGTTTGCCGGATTATCACCAGACGATTACTCAATTACTAGTCTTAATATTTTTGATAAAGGCAACATGATACTCGGCATATTCGACTTACAATTCTTACTAAGCGCTTATTTATTTGGACTTATGCTATACGCAACAATACATTTATCTAAAAAACCAGCCATTCTTTGGACGATCATTTATATCACAATCAACATAGCGATTACAGGAACATTTGCTATGTTTGGTTAA
- a CDS encoding amino acid permease, whose protein sequence is MEDNHLKRGLSSRQVQMIALGGTIGVGLFMGASSTIKWSGPSAIFAYLVAGLFLYLVMRAMGELVYLYPTTGSFANYASDYLHPVAGYVTAWSNIFQWIVVGMSEVIAVGQYMQYWWPDLPTWIPGVIVVVTLAAANLTSVKAFGEFEFWFAMIKVVTIILMIVAGFGLIFFGLGNGGNAIGLGNLTEHGGFFPNGIVGFFFALSMVVGSYQGVELIGITAGETKDPQKNIKKAVNGVIWRILIFYIGAIFVIVTVYPWDQLGNVGSPFVATFAKVGITIAAGLINFVVITAAMSGCNSGIFSSSRMVYTLAQKGQMPKIFTKVMKTGVPFFAVLAISIGIFVGVILNIVLPLIIDGSENIFVYVYSASILPGMVPWFMILLSHIQFRKHHSDEVKDHPFKMPGAPYTNYLTLGFFILVLIGMLFNSETRVSVIIGIVFLSAMGIIYFLRGYHKADRGEY, encoded by the coding sequence ATGGAAGATAATCATTTAAAAAGAGGACTTTCCTCACGCCAAGTTCAGATGATAGCACTTGGTGGAACAATTGGTGTTGGCCTCTTTATGGGTGCTTCAAGCACGATTAAGTGGAGTGGACCATCTGCTATATTTGCTTATTTAGTAGCAGGGTTATTTTTATATTTAGTTATGAGAGCAATGGGAGAGTTAGTGTATTTGTATCCTACAACAGGGTCATTTGCTAACTATGCAAGTGATTATTTACATCCAGTAGCAGGTTATGTAACTGCGTGGAGTAACATATTCCAGTGGATTGTCGTAGGTATGAGTGAAGTTATTGCTGTCGGACAATATATGCAATATTGGTGGCCAGATTTACCAACTTGGATACCAGGTGTAATTGTCGTCGTTACTTTAGCAGCAGCCAATTTAACATCAGTTAAAGCTTTTGGTGAATTTGAATTCTGGTTTGCAATGATTAAAGTCGTAACAATTATTCTTATGATCGTTGCTGGTTTCGGTCTAATCTTCTTTGGACTTGGAAATGGTGGAAATGCAATCGGTTTAGGTAATCTAACAGAACATGGTGGATTTTTCCCTAATGGTATTGTCGGTTTCTTCTTTGCTTTATCAATGGTTGTCGGTTCCTATCAAGGTGTTGAGTTAATCGGTATAACTGCCGGTGAAACAAAAGACCCTCAAAAAAATATTAAAAAAGCAGTTAACGGCGTTATATGGAGAATATTAATTTTCTACATAGGTGCAATTTTTGTTATTGTAACAGTTTATCCATGGGATCAATTAGGAAATGTAGGTAGCCCATTTGTCGCAACATTTGCAAAAGTAGGTATTACAATTGCAGCAGGATTAATTAACTTTGTTGTGATTACAGCTGCTATGTCTGGTTGTAACTCAGGTATATTCAGTTCAAGTCGTATGGTATATACGTTAGCTCAAAAAGGTCAAATGCCTAAAATTTTCACTAAAGTTATGAAAACAGGCGTACCTTTCTTTGCAGTATTAGCAATTTCAATCGGTATTTTTGTAGGTGTTATCTTAAATATCGTATTACCATTAATAATAGATGGTTCAGAAAATATTTTCGTATACGTTTACAGTGCATCCATTTTACCGGGTATGGTACCTTGGTTTATGATTTTATTAAGTCATATTCAATTTAGAAAACATCATTCAGATGAAGTTAAGGATCACCCATTCAAAATGCCTGGCGCACCATATACAAATTACTTAACATTAGGATTCTTCATATTAGTATTAATAGGAATGCTATTTAACTCTGAAACAAGAGTATCAGTCATAATCGGTATCGTATTCTTATCAGCTATGGGTATTATTTACTTCTTAAGAGGTTATCATAAAGCAGATAGAGGCGAATATTAA
- a CDS encoding acetylornithine deacetylase → MDERHFDLIDMLVKYPTESPPARNTDPLQDEIEQILKLLNFEIERIPLYENDSVINAVLKGTDPNAPKLVLNGHVDVAHVGDSSDWQYPPFELTVVDDFLYGRGVSDMKGGFGTLLYVLSKLHAENIKPKGDIIVQSVVGEEVGEAGTKTACEHLPYTPDLGIVLDTSHQIAQGQGGVITGWITVQSKETIHDGARQQMIHAGGGLFGASAIEKMSKIIQALNELEQHWAVMKSYPDMPYGSTTINPAVIEGGRHPAFIADQCRLWITVHYLPNENYSEIIAEIEQYLNKVAEADIWLRENPLKFEWGGTSMIEDKGEIFPSFTLPENHPGLKMLSEAHEQVMKQPLQKGMSTTVTDGGWLNHFGIPTILYGPGELKEAHSVDEKIKISDLEKFSDVLYEFLKKWYEAPAGNSGI, encoded by the coding sequence ATGGATGAAAGACATTTTGATTTAATAGACATGCTTGTAAAATATCCAACAGAAAGCCCACCTGCACGTAATACGGATCCACTTCAAGATGAAATAGAACAAATACTTAAATTGTTAAACTTTGAAATTGAGCGTATTCCGTTATATGAAAACGACAGTGTCATCAATGCTGTATTAAAAGGAACGGACCCAAATGCACCTAAACTTGTATTAAACGGTCACGTAGATGTTGCACATGTCGGAGATAGTTCTGATTGGCAATATCCACCATTTGAATTAACTGTAGTAGATGACTTTTTATATGGCCGTGGTGTAAGTGATATGAAAGGTGGATTTGGTACATTATTATATGTTTTGAGCAAACTCCATGCTGAAAATATTAAGCCAAAAGGTGACATAATCGTGCAATCAGTTGTAGGAGAAGAAGTTGGAGAAGCGGGTACGAAAACAGCGTGTGAACACCTTCCATATACACCTGACTTAGGTATCGTACTTGATACGAGTCATCAAATTGCACAAGGTCAAGGTGGTGTTATTACAGGATGGATTACCGTTCAAAGTAAAGAAACAATACATGACGGAGCAAGACAACAAATGATTCATGCAGGTGGTGGATTATTCGGTGCAAGTGCAATTGAAAAAATGAGTAAAATCATACAAGCATTAAACGAGTTAGAACAACATTGGGCAGTGATGAAATCATATCCAGATATGCCTTATGGTTCAACAACCATTAACCCAGCCGTAATCGAAGGAGGCAGACACCCAGCATTTATAGCAGACCAATGCCGATTATGGATAACAGTACACTACTTACCAAATGAAAATTATTCAGAAATAATAGCAGAAATAGAACAATATTTAAACAAAGTAGCAGAAGCCGATATATGGTTACGAGAAAACCCATTAAAATTCGAATGGGGCGGAACATCTATGATAGAAGACAAAGGAGAAATATTCCCAAGCTTCACCTTACCAGAAAACCATCCAGGACTTAAAATGCTATCAGAAGCACACGAACAAGTGATGAAACAACCACTACAAAAAGGCATGAGCACAACCGTAACAGACGGCGGTTGGTTGAATCACTTCGGCATACCAACCATATTATACGGACCAGGAGAACTAAAAGAAGCACACTCCGTAGACGAAAAAATAAAAATATCAGACTTAGAAAAATTCAGTGACGTACTGTATGAATTTTTGAAGAAATGGTATGAGGCGCCAGCGGGGAATAGTGGAATATAA
- the tenA gene encoding thiaminase II, producing the protein MKFTDRLFKRVEPIWASYMDHPFIVGLGDGTLDEEKFKHWLKQDYIYLIEYARLFSIGAAKATNLKMMTSYADLANGTLHTEMALHRAYAKQFNISEEELEQTEPAQTTVAYTSYMLNLAQQGGIENVIAAILTCTWSYNYIGLKLAKMDGATDHPLYGEWVKMYASDEFNTFKEECVELMDEVAKGKTEEELAILEDIVVKTSYYEYMFWEMAEKLETWPVPVK; encoded by the coding sequence ATGAAATTTACTGACAGATTGTTTAAGAGAGTTGAACCAATTTGGGCATCTTACATGGATCATCCGTTTATAGTCGGACTAGGTGATGGCACGTTAGATGAGGAGAAGTTCAAACATTGGTTAAAACAAGATTATATTTATTTAATTGAGTATGCGAGATTATTTTCAATTGGGGCGGCTAAAGCAACGAACTTAAAAATGATGACATCTTATGCAGATTTAGCGAATGGTACTTTGCATACTGAAATGGCATTACACCGTGCTTATGCAAAACAGTTTAATATTTCTGAAGAAGAATTAGAACAAACTGAACCTGCTCAAACGACCGTTGCATACACAAGTTATATGTTGAATTTAGCCCAACAAGGTGGCATTGAAAATGTGATTGCAGCCATTTTAACATGTACTTGGAGTTATAACTATATTGGATTAAAGTTAGCAAAAATGGATGGCGCAACGGATCATCCGTTATATGGAGAATGGGTGAAGATGTATGCATCAGATGAGTTTAATACTTTTAAAGAAGAATGCGTTGAACTCATGGATGAAGTTGCAAAAGGTAAAACAGAAGAAGAGTTAGCCATATTAGAAGATATTGTTGTGAAGACAAGCTATTACGAATATATGTTTTGGGAAATGGCTGAAAAGTTAGAAACATGGCCAGTACCTGTTAAATAA
- a CDS encoding ABC transporter ATP-binding protein → MLRGRAMLYIKNLCKSYHHQLVLDNINVSAKSGEIIGLVGVNGSGKTTLMKCIANLTKDYTGDIECEGKVAFSIESPTFYKHLTTKNNLEIFRSLSNDNKKNHINIVLDKVGLHNVEKKKVSELSLGMKQKLAIARMLLTDNAIILLDEPFNGLDYITKVQIRDIILNLKNEGKIVIVSSHILEELGEICDSIWYLNDGKLRSHINLHDSKRLYTIKTIYVEEIDENIIQHFGLKQYESSNGYITYKMEIETSKVADTLKALIDNGFKIIEYFDSTNNILDILLDKENANGN, encoded by the coding sequence TTGTTAAGAGGTAGAGCTATGTTATATATTAAAAATTTATGTAAATCATATCATCATCAACTTGTACTAGATAATATAAATGTTTCCGCTAAAAGTGGAGAAATTATTGGTTTGGTCGGAGTAAACGGATCAGGAAAGACTACTTTAATGAAGTGTATAGCAAACTTAACAAAAGATTATACTGGAGATATTGAGTGTGAAGGAAAAGTTGCTTTTTCTATAGAAAGCCCTACTTTTTATAAACATTTAACAACAAAAAACAATCTTGAAATATTTAGAAGTTTATCAAATGATAATAAGAAAAATCATATCAATATTGTACTAGATAAAGTTGGCTTACATAATGTTGAGAAGAAAAAAGTATCAGAATTATCTCTTGGTATGAAACAAAAATTAGCAATTGCAAGAATGCTACTAACAGACAATGCCATTATTTTATTAGATGAACCATTTAATGGTTTAGACTATATTACTAAAGTACAAATTAGAGATATTATTTTAAATTTAAAAAATGAAGGTAAAATAGTTATTGTTTCAAGCCATATTTTAGAAGAGTTAGGAGAAATATGTGATTCTATTTGGTATTTAAATGATGGGAAGTTACGCAGTCATATTAATCTACATGACAGTAAAAGATTATATACAATAAAAACTATTTATGTAGAAGAGATAGACGAAAATATCATTCAACATTTTGGACTAAAACAATATGAAAGTTCAAATGGATATATTACTTACAAAATGGAGATTGAAACTTCTAAGGTAGCAGATACACTTAAAGCGTTAATAGATAATGGCTTTAAAATCATTGAGTATTTTGACTCAACTAATAATATTTTAGATATTTTATTAGATAAGGAGAATGCTAATGGAAATTAG
- a CDS encoding fructosamine kinase family protein: MNKEWQAQLPIDGIKEMKAISGGDVNEAYKIESKDGTYFLLVQHNRSEDFYAAEIAGLEAFEAAGVTAPVVKGHGEINGDAYLLLNFLEEGRSGSQKALGQLVAKLHSTYEPEGKFGFDLPYEGSDITFENGWTDSWSQLFVNQRLDQLRDEIVNRGLWSEHELKAYDNVRETIVEALENHKSKPSLLHGDLWAGNYMFLSDGKPALFDPAPLYGDREFDLGATRVFGGFTQDFYDAYNEALPLSKGAEQRIKFYELYLLMVHLVKFGSMYAGSVNRTMEEIVG; this comes from the coding sequence ATGAATAAAGAATGGCAAGCTCAATTACCTATAGATGGCATAAAAGAAATGAAAGCAATTAGTGGTGGAGATGTTAATGAAGCTTATAAAATAGAAAGTAAAGATGGTACGTATTTTTTACTTGTTCAACATAACCGTAGTGAAGATTTTTATGCAGCTGAAATAGCTGGGTTAGAGGCTTTTGAAGCGGCTGGTGTTACTGCACCTGTAGTTAAAGGCCATGGTGAGATTAATGGTGATGCTTATTTATTATTGAATTTCCTTGAAGAAGGACGTTCAGGAAGTCAGAAAGCTCTTGGTCAATTAGTCGCTAAACTGCATAGTACTTATGAACCAGAAGGGAAATTCGGTTTTGACTTACCATATGAAGGTAGCGATATTACTTTTGAAAATGGATGGACGGATTCATGGTCTCAACTTTTCGTAAATCAAAGATTAGATCAACTAAGAGATGAAATTGTGAATAGAGGCTTATGGTCAGAACATGAGTTGAAAGCTTATGATAACGTTCGTGAAACAATTGTAGAAGCTTTAGAAAATCATAAAAGTAAACCATCATTACTGCACGGAGATTTATGGGCAGGTAACTATATGTTCTTATCAGATGGTAAACCAGCATTATTTGACCCAGCACCTTTATACGGAGATAGAGAATTTGATTTAGGTGCAACACGTGTATTTGGAGGATTTACACAAGATTTTTATGACGCATATAACGAAGCATTACCGTTAAGTAAAGGCGCAGAACAAAGAATTAAATTTTATGAGCTATATTTATTAATGGTACATTTAGTAAAATTCGGTTCAATGTATGCAGGAAGTGTGAACCGTACGATGGAAGAGATTGTAGGGTAA
- a CDS encoding efflux RND transporter periplasmic adaptor subunit gives MKKKWIWIIGIIVVIALIGVAFGLKYMNNKAEENKGYDTYKVDKESPLNISGKASPQSVKIYNNNEQLGTYVSTLVEDGQTVKQGDQLINYDINYSKRQQLVNKVNEAQNIVNEDYREINLAPNNDDLQKKLSQDQGVLKEATQQLNQYDKQTHDSIYAAFDGKIDIKNDNKVSNGETILYLVAKEPQIKTTVSEFDLRKIKKGDKVDIKITSTGEKGKGVIKKIAELPNSFDEKLNKPSEVPAATQNSEGENSLPQVSNPVVNDANNKSESDSSKYTVIIGDIDIPVRSGYSMEISVPLETIKLPKSVLTKDHNVFVLNKDNKVEKRDIKFDKVNGEIFVKEGLKKGDKLIKNPKKTLNNGDKVEVSS, from the coding sequence TTGAAGAAAAAATGGATATGGATTATTGGGATAATAGTGGTTATTGCGTTAATCGGTGTGGCATTTGGTTTGAAGTATATGAATAATAAAGCAGAAGAAAATAAAGGATATGATACATATAAAGTGGATAAAGAAAGTCCACTAAATATTTCAGGTAAAGCGTCACCTCAATCGGTTAAAATTTATAACAACAATGAGCAATTAGGAACATATGTCAGTACTTTAGTTGAAGATGGCCAAACGGTTAAGCAAGGTGATCAATTAATTAACTATGATATTAACTACTCTAAGCGTCAACAGTTAGTTAATAAAGTAAACGAAGCACAGAATATAGTAAATGAAGATTATCGCGAAATTAATTTAGCACCGAATAATGATGATTTACAAAAGAAATTATCTCAAGACCAAGGCGTTCTTAAAGAGGCAACACAACAATTGAATCAATACGATAAACAGACTCATGACAGTATTTACGCAGCTTTTGACGGTAAAATTGATATTAAAAATGACAACAAAGTATCTAACGGTGAAACAATTCTTTATTTAGTGGCTAAAGAACCACAAATTAAAACGACTGTTTCGGAATTCGACCTTAGAAAAATTAAAAAAGGTGACAAAGTCGATATTAAAATTACAAGCACAGGCGAAAAAGGTAAAGGTGTCATTAAAAAGATTGCAGAATTACCAAATAGCTTTGACGAGAAATTGAATAAACCAAGTGAAGTACCAGCAGCTACACAAAATAGTGAAGGTGAAAATAGTTTGCCTCAAGTTTCTAATCCAGTTGTGAATGATGCAAACAATAAAAGTGAATCAGATTCGTCAAAATACACTGTGATTATTGGGGATATTGATATTCCGGTTCGAAGTGGATATTCTATGGAAATTTCAGTTCCTTTAGAGACGATTAAATTACCTAAATCAGTGTTAACTAAAGATCATAATGTATTTGTGTTGAACAAAGATAATAAAGTTGAAAAGCGTGATATTAAATTCGATAAAGTGAACGGAGAAATTTTTGTAAAAGAAGGATTGAAAAAAGGCGATAAACTCATCAAAAATCCTAAAAAAACTTTGAATAATGGAGATAAAGTTGAGGTGTCGTCATGA